The genomic stretch TGGAAGACCCACTGTGGAGAATGAGATGATAAGGAGTGTATTGTAGGATTGTCTAGCAGCAGTGAAGAGTTGGTTGAGATAATGTAGTAGACCCACTCAGAAtggttgtgtgattttctccaccttaatTAAGTAGCACATGCATAGGAGTAAAGGAGTAATCCAAGTCTGAGCCTTGGCCAAGGGTAATCGGTGATATAAGAAAAGGGCTAGGGATTCAGGAGAGGAAGACAATGTAGAATTGAATTGTCTCCCCAAGGAGTCAagatgaggagaagaggagagattgtATAGTACAGGGCAGTTGGCCCAAGAGAGAACTGaggggtcaagggattggaggttATGGTGCACATCAAGAGTAGGATTATGCAAAGGAAGACAAAGTGAGAGGTGAAAAAACAGTAGATTATGGTTGGATAAGGGTTTTtcaagaattcttgaacatggagatGGTACATTTTGGGATTATGTCAAGATCAAAGATATGACCATTTTTGTGTGGTGGTAGAATGGCTCATGGGAGGTGATTAGATTGAGAAACTGAGTGGGTAGGGTATTTGAAGGAGAAATCAATGTATATGTTGAAGTCCTTTAGTATGAGGTGAGagttgaggaggagagaaaaattgtaaaCCAGGCATCAAATTCtttaagggaggaaggggaatgaCCTAGAAATCTGTAGACAATAGTTTCAGGATTTTGAAATGAATATCATGAACCTTAAAGAAAGTCAGGTTACTGAGTAATGAAGGAGAAGAACCTGTAAGTGGCAAGGAGGGACAAGGAACTTTCTAACTTCCCTTCCTAACTAGTGAGCtgaggagaatgagagaaagtACAGCCAGTACAGGAAAAGATATCCAGGGAAGGTGCGTCATAAGAGGAAAGCCAGGTTTCAGTAAAATCTAGTAGATGGAAGGAATGGGAAAGTAAAAGATTTAAGATAAAGGGAAGTTTGTTGCCGATGAAATAAGCATTCCAGAAGGCACAAGTGAAAGGGTTGGATGGAATCAGGCTGAAATTGTGGGGTGGAAGGGTTGAGAAGGATGGTAATGAGGAATGTTAGGGGGTGTGGAAAGGGGTTTGGATGATAATCTATAGGAGTTCAGAAGTCACTGGGATATGAAGAGTCTGACCAGGTATGAGAATGTTCAAAACAGGGTgagcaggagatggaatgcctGACGTCAGTGGGAGGGTTGCTCGTCTTTGCACTGAAGGTTCTTGAATTGAtaatgaaattatgaaataaagTTAGGTATGACCAATTCTTTGGGTACTAGCCAGGAAAGCCCACTAGGACTGTGGGAGGTGGGGCTGCAATCACACTTCAGTTAGGCACAGAGgcagatggggaggaggagatggggaggaaggaatggggaaGGCAGGCAGACAATgtggagaagaggataaggagggggagaggcagaAAGCATCATTCACGTAACCACGGATTAGAGTTGGGAGCACTTGGGGTGGGCAAGAGTTTCAGATCTCGTTtttacagggttttttttgggaAACAGACTAACTTTTCTGTGCAACTTTGTTCATGAGCATATTCAATTTTTTCATTAACATATTCAAATGATCTCCAAGTTGTTGGTAAAACTTTAAAGTGAACATGTCCATGTCATCATCTCAAAATTATCAGTACTTTTTGGTGTTTTCCTGTCTGGAAGGACCAGAAACCTTGAAGAGCAGCAGTTAGATGTTTTCTGCTGGTTCAGCACATATTACCAGGATGTGAATTTGGGTTAACATATGTTACAGTTCATAAATTATGCCCCTTTGATTTTGGGGACAGTTTCTACATTACTTGCAGGTTCCTCTTTGCAATCTTATTTCCTGCTATTTCCCTTTTATATTGGCTGCTTATCAACTTACTATATTGACTGGGGTTGGGGATCAGGAGGACCAGAATAAGATGCAACTGTCACCCAGGTGTCCAAATCCTAGTTGCACGATGGGGCTGGAAGCAGGAGGTAGCAAATGCTGTGTGCTAGTATAGATGGAAAGGGTTGCTTTGGGGCAGATGGGAGAGGCCCAGGCCCCAGCAGCCTTTCCTCAGGGACTCGCTGTGTATAGCAGGAGATAGAAGCCTCAGGGCCCTAGTGCATGGTTGGTGGGAGAGGGCGGTGGTTTGATTGGTGTCTTCTTACCTAAGAAGACTAGAGATAAAGTGGTAACAGGAAATGGCAGATTCACAGATGAAAGACACCAGCCTGGCCCCCAGCATCCTTTCCCTATAGCTCTCCACTTCATGCAGTAGGGGACAAAGAATCTTCACTTCATAATAATGGTGGACTAGGTCCTTTCAGACCTCTTGCTATGCAGAGGGGACATGAAGGCTCACACTGCTTGGCTGAACTATGAGTTACCAACTACAGTCTTTTTGATAGCATGGAGGGACACTATGACTTACCAATTGACCTGCCACAGTCTCCTAGAGGCCTCTGGGTCTTaccatctatctttttttttttttcccagggaaatgagggttaagtgacttgcccagggtcacacagctagtaagtgtcaagtgtttgaggccagatttgaactcagctcctcctgaatgcagggatggtgctctatccactgtgccacccagctgcccctcttaccACCTATCTTGCTGCTACACGCTAAAGACCTCCCGGGACTCCTGTCTGACCTGTTTATGGACCCTTAAGATTTCCAGACTTTCCAGCTGCCTTTCAGCTGAAGTCTCTGATATGTGCTGTCTCCCCCAATTAGAGTACGAGCGCATTGAGAGCAGACATGATTtcactttttatatttgtatcccaacCACTTAGCAGAGTACTTTCccctcattcatccatccattcattcattcattcatcatggaACATGGTCCCCACAAAGGACCATTTTTTCCCATGCATGGCCTGAACGCTTTTTCACACCAATCTTCACAGTCATCCTACAGCCGCTATTAGTTCTCACAAGAGACAACCAGGGGTGGGGTGGTGCTTTACAAGAACAATATCACATGTAAAGGTTATTAATATGTATATTACTCGATCTCACGAGGTTGTTTtctgttgttgctgagtcatttttcagttgtgtctgacttttgtgatcccatttgagattttcttggtaaagatattggagtcgtttgccatttccttttccagcttattttacagatgaggaaactgaggcaaacagggtgaagggacttgcccagggtcacacagttagcaagtgtctgaggctggatttggactcaggcccagtgctctatccactgagctctAGGGTTGTTATTAGAACCAAGAAATGGAGAAATAAGGTGTGACACAAAGAAGTCTGAAGCACTTGGACAGAGGATTAGATTTAATGGCAGTGACCTGAATATGGTTCTTGAAACTctacctggctgtgtgactttgggtaagtcacttcatctgtctgggtctcagtttccctatctgcaaaatgagagatttggactaaGTGATCTATCTTCTCAGTGTTGTCTATATCacattcaaagtgctttatagttGTAAAGTGCTGTATTTATAATGTTAAGCTAAGGGACAGCAGGGCATCTTCGctacttttatttcctcttcatcttctgaattttattaaaaaattttttgatattGCTAATTTGATTTGGCTCTATGGAACTAGCTAGCAGTTTGTCTGTTGTATTCGTCTTTTCAAAACAATCATcagtaattttatttaaaaacactatGCTTGTTTTCAATTTTGCTCTCTCTAATATTTGTTGGGGAGGGTGTTAATTCCACCAGGGTATTTAAAATCAGTCAATAGATAAAAGAGTTCCTTCCTGATATATCCTGATTTGTGATTTTAGAGTGAGAAAACTGGACAAACTGCTTGCCTTTGGACAagttctttctgggcctcagtttctctttggtAAGTTGAGAGGGCTGGACTAAATTGGcatcaaaggtcccttccagctcagaacatagaacataaaatggcagagctagaagagacctttgaaTACAGTGTGTGagttgggagggatcttagaacaagaatcttggagctgaaagggaacttagacgATAGAACAGCAGGTcaaagttccttctagttctgagaTTTTATGTTCCACGTTCTAAGGTCCTTCAAAGTTCTGTCATTTTATGTTAGGATACATTCAGAACTAACATTCTATGACTGTGATTATATGATTCTCCTTGGCTCATCTGTTTTTCAGTGTTCCTCTGTGTAACAATTAGGGTTCCATCACTCCACACCCcaatcaataatttttaattgcTTGTGTTATCGTAACAAAAATCTGAACCTGGAGATTCAGCCATAAGGGACCTCTGCCCCCAGAGGACTcgaacacatatatacatatgcaagtTTCTGTTTGATCTCAACCCCTGTGATCCGTGGGGTGTGCTTCTTCTGCACCGGAAACCCATGGCGGCCCCAATTTAGCTTCTGCCATGATCCCTATGCACCCCAGCAACTGAATTTGATCAAAGCCTCTTCCTAGTACAACCTCCTGAGGATCATAAGGACTCGTCTGCACCAAAAACCCAAACTCTGGGTCTGATAAAGAACTTTCCTTTTGAAGAGATTATTGTTATATTTGTAAGGCCACTTTCTTTTCTTGACCTCAGAAGCATCCTGGAAAACTGAGACATTTGCCATCTGAGAGCCTCTTTGCTGGGCATAGATCCCTTCAATGTAAGACCAGTGGGTGGAGGCACTTTGTAAACTAACCGTCACACAAATCTAAATCCCCAGGGAGTCTGGTATGTATGTCCTAATAACTCTTACTGGCCAGTAGTCACAACCTAGGTAGGAGCAGTGGGAAACTTTCTGGGAAAGAGAGGCTCCTACATGGCTGCAAAATGATTCCCAACCCACTGATAAACAAATAAAGCACAGGAAGAGCATCCCTAGGGCAAAGCAAATTGGAGCCCACAAAATCCTGGGATTTGGGGCAATCCCCATTCTCCTTCTCCTGCAGCTAGGTAGATGAGAGGCTACCAAGGGCAGGGGACAGAGAAAAATTCTTGTCTTTGCATTCAGTGTCTTGCAATTATTAGGTACTCAATAGATACTCACTGAGTTAATCCAGtctcataattttacagatgataaagctggccaagagaggagaaatggtttgcccatggtcacacatccaATTTATGACAGAaacagaattagaactcaggtctcctgacttcaaatagAGAACACTGTAGCACAGATACATCTaggagttttctttctctgtaacaggggttctttctttcttttttttttttttgcggggcaatggtggttaagtgacttgcccagggtcacatagctagtaagtgtcaagtgtcagaggtcggatttgaactcaggtactcctgaatccagggccagtgctttatccactgcgccacctagctgcccccaggggttctttcttaacctggggtctgtgaatttaaAATATGTGCaaattttaataactatatttcactATAATTGTCTTCTTTGTAgtcctatatatttattttatgtatttaaaaacattactctgaaaatgagttcataggcttcaccaaattgtcaaaggggtccataacaccAAAAGAGATTAAGAATCTTTATCCTATAGGGTTCCACCCCAATATATTCCTCTTTCATTGCAAATGATCAGCCAATGATCACCTTAATGTCACCTTTTAAACTCCTGACTTCACCCTCATTGGAATGGCAGTGTTTATATACACAGGGTGGAAGAATTTCTGTATAATTTGAGGCCTATCTCACATTACAATCTTGTCAAACTTTCCTATATATCTTTTGTCCCTTTGATAGGGCCCATGTCTGACCAATAAATTCTGATCAGAAACAAACATATTTCACCTGTTGAAGACTCGAACTCAGATACTAGGTCCTGAACCACCCAGCCATATTCCCTGTCCCAATTCCAGCCCTACTTTATTAGTTTGTTTATGGCAAGATCAAGCTCTTTTTcttagattgatttttttttttttggtgaggcaattgggattaagtgacttgcctaggatcatacagctagtaagtgttaagtgtctgaggctggatttgaactcaggtcctcctgaccccagggccagtgctctatccactgcaccacctagctgcccctcttagatcgattttaaattctctttttctgaaatatattttgaatctatattttgaatttttcttgaaCCTAGATTTTTTTGGGATATTAACCCATTTTTATTATCAAGGTTTTCATTGTTGTTAGACATAAAATTAAGCAAAAGTAGCTTGAAACAActacttttatttcctcttcatcttctgaattttgttaaaattttttttgatattgctaatttgtttttttttaatttttatttattttagttttcaacattttaaataagatttccaatttcaaatttttcttcctccctcccctccctccaccctcccctagacagcaggtaatctgatatatataataacattaaacatatttctgcatttgtcatgttatacaagaagaatcagagtaaaatggaaaaacctcaaaaaagaaaaacaaaagaaatagtatggtctaatcagtgtccatattccacagttcccccttttttttttttctggatttggagagccttttccatcatgagtccttttatTTGGttgcttagagaaagtgaccaaacaagaagtcaaagacttctcttCACAGGGAGGAGATGGCTTGGAGACCTCTTTCTCTTCAACtggaagggaggccaaagcttttatagaggatggatggggtaaccacctgacaatggaaagttccctttgggggtggggaaaacttgaatgaggggtgggatgtttcttttggaatgatagtcctgacctctccAGTTATCTCCGTCCCAGGTGCCGCTTATCAACCCCTAGTTCTTAGGTGGGTCcatccttcagtttagcttcttAAGGAGAAAACCTCTGAGTTAGGCCAGACCCATATCAGTTACATAGAACACTGGATTGAGAGTTGGGAGGCCTGACTTCTATcccttaaaagctgtgtgaccttggacaaatcccttagcCAGCctgttcttcagtttccttagctgtcaAATGGAGATGCTGTCAGCTGCCCAACCAACCTCACAGCTATTGCGGGAATCCAACAAGGGAACACTATGTATTTTCAGATTCCTCTCCATTTCTCCACCAAAGGGCTTGCATTGTCTATTTCATAGAGGTCTTAAAACGAGAGAacccgggttcaaattctagttttGTTACTTACCCAGtctcctctctggacctcagcttctCCTACAATAGGAGGAAGCCTCTGGTTGGACTAGGcaatctcttctagctctaaatcctataagcCTTTTTCAAATTAGGAAGAGGATGGCTTGGACAACCTCCATAAAATAGACAACAAAATTCCCTGATTCCAGTCTACTAAGTGGAGGTTTTCAGGATAGATGGGCACCGTGGCTGCTTCTGAGAATCTACACTCTTCCACCCTTTCTACAGGAGTCTCAGAACCAGCAAACCTTTAAAATCTCTCTTGCTCTCCTCATCCCATTGTTATTCCTTCCCTAATGGCCAAAGAAGAATGAATTTTCAAGGGCCTCCTTTCTTGGGGGCAGAACCAACCCTCCCCTGGCCGCCCTGCCACTTCAGATAGCGGGAGGGGGCAGCTCACCCAGAGTGCAGCCCTGGGGaaactccctcctcatttcctctGAGGTTTCTTCATGCTAGTTGGGGAGGAAGAACATTGTGGTTATCTGGGAGAAGAAGCCCCATTCTGAGACACTAAGAGATTTCTGCCCTGATAAAGGAAGAGGGAGCAGGTCCTGGCAGTATTCAGCACTGCTGGTTGAGGTAGGTCTGAGCAAGGGACATTCTTGTCTGGTCCCTTTAACTTTTCCACCGTGGCCCCACGTGCTTACAACTCTACCTAGGGATCCACACAGCTGCAGTCAAATAAAAGGCATCCATCCGAGGGGAAAATCACATAGAAAATAGAACCCTGTTTTCATCAGGAGTCAGATCTTTCCCCAATCAGGCTGCCCTCCTCTTAGGGGTGGAGCACTGGCTTTTCTGAACAATTTCCATATAACTGTTATATGTTTCATAGAAGAACAAGCAGGTAGAGAAGATGGACCAGGATCAGAGGCCTCCTTGAgaataacagttaacatttatacagcacttgaAGGTtggcaaagagctttataaatagtctctcattttatccccagttttcatttatgatttcttgaaatagagctcTGAAAAACCAGGTTTTGAGAAAAACCGTTGGGGTTCACATGGATCTACTGGACTACGCCTTTCAACCCAAATGGCTCTGGCTCTCGCTGATTGGCCAATAAAAGGCCCCAGTCCAAGCCTCAGTGCTTCTCGTTTGGTTTTTGATGACTCAGAGTAAgcctaaatagcaattgtttctcttcctctcccagattgattcttttgagaAGGTAAACttggccatcttttgcctcctgTGCtgtaatcactgaatgggtgttgcctcagacaaacagagacctggaaaagacctcatTGAAAAAGACCAGGGTCTCCCACCAGTGGTCCTGATCGATGATTTGCCACTGGATTCttatgactctggagaagagagtgaggctaataactgtgcacagttctgcctcacttaaatccaattcacttgcaagtcaagacatcttcctcctgaaagccatgaccaaaataagagcctagatgtcatcttccaagaaattatcagggaacaTTGTCCTGATATTATAAAAGCAGAAGAAAGGATGACCACCAACAACTAACATGTTATCCTTATAAAAAtcctgggtggtaggtgctattcttatcccattttatagatgtggagactgagacagaggttaagtgatttgcccagggttacacagctaggaagtgtttaaagccggatttgaactcagatcttcctgaattcagacctagtgttctatctactatgtaaCTTAGCTGCTGAAAAAACTTCAACCATAGATGATAAAAGCTCTAATGAGTCAAATTGTGCCCACTATTTCCCTCCTCTTAAATAACAATTAAGGATTGACTAAAGGTTTTCTTCTTATAAGTTCAGGGATGAACAGAATCTAGACATACAGAAAGTGATATAACCCACTTATTATTTGAAGGTGCCTGGTGTTTGTGTCTCTCTTGCTATGATATATTTTACCTGCTTTGTCtagattttgtatttgttcatgcatatgcatatagatgCTCCCACCAGAAGGCAAGCTAAGCCCAACGAGGTTAGCGCTGTTTAGTTTTTGTTCCTGTGTTCCCAGGAcatagtgcagtgcctggcacatagtaggtgttcaatcaTAGCTCgtcgaatgaatgaatggatgcatCCCTCTTTCATTGgtaccttttcctttcccctgtaGGTTGGAGAAATAAAAGGGGGCAACATTTCATGGGAAACAGCACTGAAGTAACAGAGTTCATTCTCCTGGGCCTGACAGATGACCCCAAGCTTCGTCTCCCACTCTTCCTAGTATTTTTGTTCATCTATCTTCTCACCCTTTCAGGGAACTTGGGAATGATGGTGCTGATCCAGTCTGACTCCCGCCTCCACACTCCGATGTACTTTTTCCTCAGTAATCTTTCCCTTGTAGATCTCAGTTACTCCTCAGCTGTGGCTCCCAAGGTGGCGGCTGCCCTCTACTCAGGGAATGGGGTCATCTCCTACTCGGAATGTGCTGCCCAGTTCTTCTTCTTTGTTGGCTTTGCCACAGTGGAATGCTACCTCCTGGCTTCCATGGCCTATGACCGCCATGCAGCTGTGTGTAAGCCCCTCCATTACACCACCACCATGACCACCAGTGTGTGCCTCTGTCTGGTGGTTGGCTCCTACGTCTGTGGCTTTGTGAACGCTTCCATCCATACAG from Dromiciops gliroides isolate mDroGli1 chromosome 6, mDroGli1.pri, whole genome shotgun sequence encodes the following:
- the LOC122731350 gene encoding olfactory receptor 1444-like, which translates into the protein MGNSTEVTEFILLGLTDDPKLRLPLFLVFLFIYLLTLSGNLGMMVLIQSDSRLHTPMYFFLSNLSLVDLSYSSAVAPKVAAALYSGNGVISYSECAAQFFFFVGFATVECYLLASMAYDRHAAVCKPLHYTTTMTTSVCLCLVVGSYVCGFVNASIHTGDTFGLSFCSSNVVHHFFCDIPPLLALSCSDTHISELVIFFVVGFNVFFTLLVILISYLFIFIAILRMRSAKGRQKAFSTCASHLTAVSIFYGTIIFMYLQPGSSHSMDTDKIVSVFYTVVIPMLNPLIYSLRNKEVKNALSKMIKQVRFSRNV